One window of Triticum dicoccoides isolate Atlit2015 ecotype Zavitan chromosome 5A, WEW_v2.0, whole genome shotgun sequence genomic DNA carries:
- the LOC119302743 gene encoding uncharacterized protein LOC119302743 isoform X1, producing the protein MASELGQPPPAKCPPRAPTTITDIGDDLLCEIFLLLPSLPSLVRAALACRTFLHAVRSSPAFRRRFRALHHPQLLGFFRETGREATPPFVPVRRSSDPDLTAAVSGSDFFLFRLPEDSDSTPGWELKCCHDGYLGLANNVTEQIAAYNPLTQALHLFPQPLREILSKGLFPQPQRPKEIRMEVLEFHILFSEEDQRVFRMARVQFRNISKVPVCVAVFSPATREWQVLPWPAPPQPVDDDGDDWFGFCPGMQMSGFVYWKHKSKAYLLVLDNVTQQFSRVNLPHFLGKIDPTLFKLGQTKDGKLCMVTADDSDANIGTLVVHVWGADDDGVEKWMLEDTFPLSTFIDANKYLTEDDTTVQIEAVIDGFVYLSIKYDDYAESLISFCLETAELNTLFDDTYASPAYPYIMSWPPSLVCNKCRRCWFFGHRRNSLCSCHSAAITQI; encoded by the exons ATGGCCTCCGAGCTCGGGCAACCGCCGCCGGCGAAATGCCCACCGAGGGCACCCACCACCATTACCGATATCGGCGACGACCTCCTTTGCGagatcttcctcctccttccctccctccCGAGCCTCGTTCGCGCCGCCCTCGCCTGCCGCACCTTCCTCCACGCCGTCCGTTCGTCCCCCGCCTTCCGCCGCCGATTCCGGGCGCTCCACCATCCGCAGCTCCTTGGCTTCTTCCGTGAAACCGGCCGCGAAGCCACccctcccttcgtccccgtccgCAGAAGCTCCGAccccgacctcaccgccgccgtcaGCGGTTCCGATTTCTTCCTCTTCCGCCTCCCTGAAGACAGCGATTCCACCCCCGGCTGGGAGCTGAAGTGCTGCCACGACGGCTACCTCGGCCTCGCCAACAATGTCACCGAACAGATCGCTGCCTACAACCCCCTCACGCAGGCACTGCATCTCTTTCCCCAGCCGCTCAGGGAGATCCTCAGCAAGGGTCTGTTCCCCCAGCCACAGCGGCCCAAGGAGATCCGCATGGAAGTCCTTGAGTTCCATATCCTCTTCTCCGAGGAGGACCAGCGGGTGTTCCGAATGGCTCGTGTCCAATTTCGGAACATCTCGAAGGTGCCGGTGTGTGTTGCTGTCTTCTCACCGGCCACTAGGGAGTGGCAGGTTTTGCCATGGCCGGCTCCACCACAGCCTGTGGATGACGACGGGGACGACTGGTTCGGCTTTTGCCCTGGTATGCAGATGAGTGGATTCGTTTACTGGAAACACAAGAGTAAAGCCTATCTACTTGTTCTCGACAACGTGACACAGCAGTTCTCTAGAGTGAATTTGCCGCATTTCTTGGGAAAGATAGACCCTACGCTGTTCAAGCTTGGTCAGACCAAGGATGGGAAGCTCTGCATGGTTACGGCAGATGACTCCGACGCAAATATAGGAACGCTTGTTGTTCATGTTTGGGGAGCTGATGATGACGGTGTTGAGAAATGGATGCTGGAAGATACTTTTCCACTCAGTACATTTATTGACGCCAACAAGTATTTAACAGAGGATGATACCACGGTGCAGATTGAGGCCGTTATCGATGGCTTTGTGTACCTGTCTATTAAGTATGATGATTATGCCGAGTCCCTCATATCCTTCTGCCTGGAAACAGCAGAGCTAAACACGCTCTTTGATGATACATATGCAAGCCCTGCTTATCCCTACATCATGTCATggcctccttctttggtatgcaacAAG TGTAGAAGATGCTGGTTCTTTGGGCACAGAAGAAACTCCCTCTGCTCTTGTCACAGCGCCGCAATCACACAAATTTGA
- the LOC119302743 gene encoding uncharacterized protein LOC119302743 isoform X3, whose translation MASELGQPPPAKCPPRAPTTITDIGDDLLCEIFLLLPSLPSLVRAALACRTFLHAVRSSPAFRRRFRALHHPQLLGFFRETGREATPPFVPVRRSSDPDLTAAVSGSDFFLFRLPEDSDSTPGWELKCCHDGYLGLANNVTEQIAAYNPLTQALHLFPQPLREILSKGLFPQPQRPKEIRMEVLEFHILFSEEDQRVFRMARVQFRNISKVPVCVAVFSPATREWQVLPWPAPPQPVDDDGDDWFGFCPGMQMSGFVYWKHKSKAYLLVLDNVTQQFSRVNLPHFLGKIDPTLFKLGQTKDGKLCMVTADDSDANIGTLVVHVWGADDDGVEKWMLEDTFPLSTFIDANKYLTEDDTTVQIEAVIDGFVYLSIKYDDYAESLISFCLETAELNTLFDDTYASPAYPYIMSWPPSLVCNKED comes from the exons ATGGCCTCCGAGCTCGGGCAACCGCCGCCGGCGAAATGCCCACCGAGGGCACCCACCACCATTACCGATATCGGCGACGACCTCCTTTGCGagatcttcctcctccttccctccctccCGAGCCTCGTTCGCGCCGCCCTCGCCTGCCGCACCTTCCTCCACGCCGTCCGTTCGTCCCCCGCCTTCCGCCGCCGATTCCGGGCGCTCCACCATCCGCAGCTCCTTGGCTTCTTCCGTGAAACCGGCCGCGAAGCCACccctcccttcgtccccgtccgCAGAAGCTCCGAccccgacctcaccgccgccgtcaGCGGTTCCGATTTCTTCCTCTTCCGCCTCCCTGAAGACAGCGATTCCACCCCCGGCTGGGAGCTGAAGTGCTGCCACGACGGCTACCTCGGCCTCGCCAACAATGTCACCGAACAGATCGCTGCCTACAACCCCCTCACGCAGGCACTGCATCTCTTTCCCCAGCCGCTCAGGGAGATCCTCAGCAAGGGTCTGTTCCCCCAGCCACAGCGGCCCAAGGAGATCCGCATGGAAGTCCTTGAGTTCCATATCCTCTTCTCCGAGGAGGACCAGCGGGTGTTCCGAATGGCTCGTGTCCAATTTCGGAACATCTCGAAGGTGCCGGTGTGTGTTGCTGTCTTCTCACCGGCCACTAGGGAGTGGCAGGTTTTGCCATGGCCGGCTCCACCACAGCCTGTGGATGACGACGGGGACGACTGGTTCGGCTTTTGCCCTGGTATGCAGATGAGTGGATTCGTTTACTGGAAACACAAGAGTAAAGCCTATCTACTTGTTCTCGACAACGTGACACAGCAGTTCTCTAGAGTGAATTTGCCGCATTTCTTGGGAAAGATAGACCCTACGCTGTTCAAGCTTGGTCAGACCAAGGATGGGAAGCTCTGCATGGTTACGGCAGATGACTCCGACGCAAATATAGGAACGCTTGTTGTTCATGTTTGGGGAGCTGATGATGACGGTGTTGAGAAATGGATGCTGGAAGATACTTTTCCACTCAGTACATTTATTGACGCCAACAAGTATTTAACAGAGGATGATACCACGGTGCAGATTGAGGCCGTTATCGATGGCTTTGTGTACCTGTCTATTAAGTATGATGATTATGCCGAGTCCCTCATATCCTTCTGCCTGGAAACAGCAGAGCTAAACACGCTCTTTGATGATACATATGCAAGCCCTGCTTATCCCTACATCATGTCATggcctccttctttggtatgcaacAAG GAGGATTGA
- the LOC119302743 gene encoding uncharacterized protein LOC119302743 isoform X2, whose product MHRRCSSSNSTAMTSELGTPYLMKHLPPALTTITALGDDLLCEIFLRLPSLLSLVRVALACRTFLQAICSSPAFRRCFQVLHPPELLGFFIQSIYTIVPHFAPLRNCSVPDMSAAVRGSDLSLTRLSEDIGSSLEWDLESFYGPYLVLINQITAQIVAYNPLTLTLDLIPWPPIEISRSSFLEFHIIFSEEDQGVFRMVCVQHHRPQLPHVEAYITVFSTTTRKWQVLPWVETPPPPQPEDDDDIRHFYPGMPMKGFIYWKQTTRASVVAFNTTTLQFSRVDLPPLVRERYYMQSRFGHTKDGKLCMVGADDSGAKKGMLIVWVWRADDDGVEKWTLEDTFPLSKFVDATKSSTEDDARVQVEVVIDGFVYLSIKYGAQAESLLSLCLETAELNNLLDDARASRAHPYLMAWPSSLVCNRQTRA is encoded by the coding sequence ATGCATCGTCGTTGTTCGAGCTCGAACTCGACAGCCATGACTTCCGAACTAGGGACACCATATCTGATGAAACACCTGCCACCGGCTCTCACCACCATTACCGCTCTTGGTGATGACCTCCTTTGCGAGATCTTCCTCCGCCTCCCATCCCTCCTGAGCCTCGTCAGAGTGGCCCTCGCCTGCCGCACCTTCCTCCAAGCTATCTGTTCGTCCCCCGCCTTCCGCCGCTGCTTTCAAGTGCTCCACCCGCCCGAACTCCTTGGCTTCTTCATTCAATCTATCTACACCATCGTCCCTCACTTTGCCCCCCTCCGCAACTGCTCTGTCCCCGACATGTCCGCCGCCGTTCGTGGCTCCGATCTCTCGCTCACCCGCCTCTCGGAAGACATCGGTTCCTCTCTCGAGTGGGATCTAGAGAGCTTCTATGGACCCTACCTTGTACTCATCAATCAGATCACTGCTCAGATCGTTGCCTACAACCCCCTGACGCTAACACTTGATCTCATCCCCTGGCCGCCCATTGAGATCTCCCGCTCCTCCTTCCTTGAGTTCCACATTATCTTCTCGGAAGAGGACCAGGGGGTGTTTCGTATGGTCTGTGTCCAACACCATCGCCCACAGTTACCACATGTGGAGGCATACATCACTGTCTTCTCAACAACCACTAGGAAGTGGCAGGTTTTGCCGTGGGTCGAGACCCCGCCGCCGCCACaacctgaggatgatgatgacattCGCCATTTTTACCCTGGTATGCCAATGAAAGGATTCATTTATTGGAAACAGACAACTCGAGCCTCTGTAGTCGCTTTCAACACCACGACACTACAATTCTCTAGAGTGGATTTGCCGCCGTTAGTGAGAGAGAGATACTATATGCAATCTAGGTTTGGTCACACCAAGGATGGGAAGCTCTGTATGGTTGGCGCAGATGACTCTGGTGCAAAGAAAGGAATGCTTATTGTTTGGGTTTGGAGAGCAGATGATGACGGTGTTGAGAAATGGACGCTTGAAGATACTTTTCCACTGAGTAAATTTGTTGATGCCACCAAGTCTTCAACAGAGGATGATGCGAGAGTTCAGGTTGAGGTGGTTATCGATGGCTTTGTGTACCTGTCTATTAAGTATGGTGCGCAAGCAGAGTCCCTCCTATCCCTATGTCTGGAAACAGCAGAGCTTAACAATCTACTTGATGATGCACGTGCAAGCCGTGCTCATCCCTACCTCATGGCGTGGCCTTCTTCTTTGGTGTGCAACAGGCAAACCCGTGCTTGA
- the LOC119302744 gene encoding agglutinin-like protein ARB_02240, with protein sequence MEALSEIRAEETCLRGAGLLEVPSVLATRAPTPLAPSTTSRSSAPPLLPTPSGGSGRPRPHCAYCNNDGHLESQCYTKKKHLRKARSSSSGTSSSTSTASAIALTEQDILRLKRLLAASGSSSTGTAGSVTDASRTEQSPSTQSGPSHAHSGWGWPSPP encoded by the exons ATGGAGGCGCTTTCTGAGATTCGTGCTGAGGAGACTTGCTTACGTGGTGCTGGTTTGCTGGAGGTTCCCTCTGTGCTTGCTACTCGTGCTCCTACGCCACTTGCTCCATCGACCACTTCTCGCTCGAGTGCTCCGCCGCTCTTGCCCACTCCTTCTGGAGGCTCAGGTCGCCCCCGTCCACATTGCGCCTATTGCAACAATGATGGTCATCTTGAGTCTCAGTGCTACACGAAGAAGAAACACCTGCGCAAGGCTCGATCATCATCTTCAGGGACTTCGTCATCTACCTCGACAGCTTCAGCCATTGCTTTGACTGAGCAGGATATTCTGAGACTTAAGCGTCTGCTCGCGGCTTCAGGTTCTTCCTCGACGGGTACTGCCGGTTCTGTGACTGATGCTTCCCGCACTGAGCAATCaccctctacacagtcag GACCGTCACACGCACACTctggttggggctggccctcgccgccgtga
- the LOC119302745 gene encoding PRKR-interacting protein 1 homolog, producing the protein MSDPGKDGNMQQLVPMAPPPARASGGELVAKAAVGDSGKQLVLVEGGGKSSGGVKLREDVEDIEVKLKRIMDNVPVRASNTSGSSAGSGSGDFHQYRQMRRREQDRITRMETDYEKRKQVAEFNLRRDERLKAAEERTSKKRLKRQKKKQRKNEKRAKPSGGGEEPNSEAVPKQVEESDDDDEGSDYEGDDKFKQRK; encoded by the exons ATGTCAGATCCTGGTAAGGATGGCAATATGCAGCAGCTAGTCCCAATGGCACCACCACCGGCAAGGGCTTCTGGTGGTGAACTAGTGGCAAAGGCTGCTGTTGGTGACAGTGGAAAGCAGCTGGTGCTGGTGGAGGGTGGAGGAAAGAGCTCAGGAGGGGTCAAGCTACGGGAGGATGTGGAGGACATAGAGGTGAAGCTGAAGCGCATCATGGACAATGTCCCTGTCCGTGCCAGCAACACCTCTGGGTCCTCTGCTGGTTCTGGCTCTGGCGACTTCCACCAG TATCGGCAAATGAGGAGAAGGGAACAGGACCGTATAACGAGGATGGAGACTGATTACGAAAAGAGGAAGCAGGTGGCCGAGTTCAATCTGCGGAGGGACGAAAGGCTGAAAGCAGCCGAGGAGCGAACATCCAAGAAGCGCCTGAAGCGCCAAAAGAAGAAGCAGCGTAAGAATGAAAAGCGGGCCAAACCAAGCGGTGGTGGCGAGGAACCCAATAGCGAAGCAGTGCCTAAGCAGGTGGAGGAGTCAGACGATGACGATGAGGGTTCGGATTACGAGGGCGACGACAAGTTTAAGCAACGCAAATGA
- the LOC119302747 gene encoding protein CWC15 homolog yields the protein MTTAARPTWAPAKGGNEQGGTRIFGPSGKYSSRDLAAHTSLKPRKEGQQTQEEVQKRNLRDELEERERKHFSSKDKSYVDERDRRKSSSLLLEGSKRDEDKIVPREIDADDSDVELKSDDESDDDDDDDDTEALMAELERIKKERAEDRFRKERQQAEEEAKMKEAELMRGNPLINMNNSGSFNVKRRWDDDVVFKNQARGETKTPKRFINDTIRSDFHRKFLHRYMK from the exons ATGACGACGGCGGCGCGGCCGACGTGGGCGCCGGCCAAGGGCGGGAACGAGCAGGGGGGCACGCGCATCTTCGGTCCCTCCGGGAAGTACTCGTCCCGCGACCTCGCCGCCCACACCTCCCTCAAGCCCAG AAAAGAGGGCCAGCAAACTCAAGAGGAGGTACAGAAGAGGAATCTCAGGGACGAACTTGAGGAGCGTGAGCGCAAGCACTTCTCATCCAAGGATAAGTCCTATGTTG ATGAGAGGGACCGACGAAAAAGTTCGAGCCTGCTCTTAGAAG GTTCAAAACGGGATGAGGATAAGATAGTTCCACGTGAAATTGATGCAGATGACTCTGACGTGGAGCTCAAAAGTGATGATGAAAG cgatgatgacgacgatgacgatgacacTGAGGCACTCATGGCAGAGCTCGAAAGGATTAAAAAAGAAAGAGCTGAGGACAGGTTTAGAAAG GAGCGTCAGCAAGCAGAAGAAGAGGCCAAGATGAAGGAGGCTGAGCTGATGCGAGGAAACCCACTGATCAATATGAATAACTCTGGCTCCTTCAATGTGAAGAGAAG GTgggatgatgatgttgtattcaagaACCAAGCTCGTGGAGAGACTAAGACACCGAAACGGTTCATCAACGACACCATCAGAAGTGATTTTCACCGCAAGTTTCTGCATAGGTACATGAAATGA